One segment of Solanum lycopersicum chromosome 1, SLM_r2.1 DNA contains the following:
- the LOC138342692 gene encoding uncharacterized protein — translation MYVSKLMVYMQKVEEEKLRDREEYGNKKAMTGNEPRQQKSGSNRPQFQKQKGHAPSSSSAPAPIDRVEHHVHHSRARPTYSQSKQCSGNGGNRAQSSSVAPQGNTTFRGGTSGVSGGTNRLYILNSHQEQENSSDVVTEPSSLYAKYTERKRTLVSL, via the exons ATGTACGTATCCAAGTTAATGGTCTATATGCAGAAAGTTGAGGAGGAAAAGCTGAGGGACAGAGAAGAATATGGAAATAAGAAGGCCATGACCGGGAATGAGCCTAGGCAACAGAAAAGTGGTTCAAATCGGCCACAATTCCAAAAGCAGAAGggacatgcaccatcatctTCTAGTGCACCTGCGCCCATAGACAGAGTTGAGCATCATGTTCATCACTCACGAGCTAGGCCTACATATTCACAA AGTAAGCAATGTAGTGGTAATGGCGGTAATAGAGCCCaatcttcatcagttgctcCACAAGGTAATACTACATTTAGGGGAGGTACTTCTGGTGTTAGTGGAGGAACAAATCGCTTGTATATTCTCAATAGTCACCAAGAACAAGAGAATTCATCAGATGTGGTCACTG aaccatcttccttgtatgccaaatacacggagaggaagagaacccttgtttctcTATGA